CAAACAGATACAAAGGCACTTTTAGTATCCTGAAAGCTATATGTACATACGTACATATGCTAGTTCTACTAGAAGGCACTTTTAGTGATTTTGCCTTGAAAACAACAAAATGTACTAATCAGGTGGCCGGTCGGAGATATAGAGGGATGTAGTTTTTTGGATTAGGATCTGAATCCCACACTGAAAATGCACTTGAACATCTCATCCATTTTCTCATCATGTCAGGGAAATGACGATCAATAACATCTTTCAAAGTCTCAGTCTTATTAACCCATTCCAAGCCTTTCTCTGTGTATGTTTGGGAGTTGAAGTTGGTGGTGAAAAACCTATCAGCTTCTAGCCTCCTGAACATCCATCAGTTATCTTTTAGCACAAGGAAAGCTAAATTAAACactaattatgattttaacTTGTATAAGATGATAATAATTACCTAGACGCAATAAGAAGAAAGATAAAGAAAGCTGTCTCACTAATAGCAAAACCTTTGATCTTCTTCTCAGCATGTAAACCCACAATCAGATCAAGTTTTTCAACATCATCTCCATATACTTTGTGGAGAGTTTCAACGACTTCTTTATCATCTGATAGATCTTCCCACTTGCTTATAGGAATCATCAGTAAGTTTCTTCTGAATTCATTGTACCGAGCAACTCCTCTCTCCCTGTCTCTATAGACTGATTATACAACAATTTAATTAGTATTAAGCTAAATGCTAAATGAAAAAAGGAGAAGCTCAAGTATGGAATTGACTTATTACTTTCTAAAGCAGCCATATCAACTGGATTTGATCTATCTTCCCCGTTGATATCATGAACAATCAGGTCTCTCATCCATGATGGATAGTTCCATAATGTGAGAGCTCCACATGACTGGTGACCCATCGATACCATCATTTGCTCAATTCCAGTTTTTGATAGTCGTCGCTCGCCTTCTTTTCCTGCCATTTCCTTCATAGGTACCCTAAAAGAAATTCATCAAAAGCAGTTAATGGATTGAAAATGCAGATGTTTTGTGTTTCAGAAGTACTCCTCCTCCATTCTTATGTATAAAAGTATATTATTAATTCTGATCTATTCATGTACTCAAATTTTCTTACAACATGAAGTGAGAGAAGTAAAATAGAATTACTCTTCTTGGATAGGAGGGCTTTCATACTCCGGCTGTGTGGACTTGATATCCCTTATTATGAGTTTGTCAGGTAGAAGGCAATGCATTCTGTATACGCTGACAAACTCCTCTGTAAGCGAGTAGGGAACTCCATGATCTCTTGGCTTCTTAAGACCAACCAATCCAGTTAGTATTGGTCCCAAAATGGGTCCAAATAAATCCTTAAATTTCTTTCCAAGAAATCCATACCTGCACATACATAATGCATAATTTGCTCAGCAATGAAAAAAGCAACTAACACCAGACAATCAGAAAGCTGGATATTCTCAGACTTCAACGACAATAAATCAATATTCCATAAAGAGTCTTACCAGTTGATCCTCATTCCTGCCAGAAGAGTATCAGTTTTTAAAAGTTCTACAGTCCAATCGATGGTGTGAACTTTAGCAATGACAGCCGAAGTCACCAATCTTGCATGTCGGTAGAGCTTCTCATCATCAAAATCAGGGTAATTCTCCTAGAGATCAATCAACCAGAAAGCAACTTCAGTAAATCATTCACAAAAGGGGTTTCATTTAGATTCTTGTGTACAATGTTTTCAGTAACATGCATAAGGAAAAAATAACTTACTTTGAGCTTATCGCATACAGCATTGTGCTCTTTTACAAACAAGGCTTGTAATAGGGAAAAGCCTGCCCAGCAATTTCTAACATCACCCGAAATAGGAATCCCTTTCTCATCATGATCAAGAAGTCCATCCCCTGTTATTCTCAACTTTCCATCCTTGAATGTCCTCACTCTTCTCATGCCTTCGTCATTATTTCCATAAATTACACTGCCATCCCTGCTAAAGCCATGAGAagttaaatgaataaattaccAGAGACTCAGAATTAATATGCTCTATAACAACTACAGGTTTAAATCCTTACCACCAAGGAGTTCTTGTATTTAGGGAGCCAATCTTCACATCAAGTGAAGCAGCAGGGACCCTTTTAGTCTTAAAGAACTTGAATGACTTCATCAGACAACGACTTGCAATTTCTTTAGGAACTGTGAGTTTCACCTGCAATGAATCATGtatgcaaataaaaaattcagaaGTGTACCCAAATTGAGAATTGAATTAGTGTATGCTAATTAATTATTACCTGTTTGGTGTCCTCCAAATGATCAACCCAGTCATGAATCATGAACTGTATCCAGGAGCAAGCTATCATGTTGAATTGCTTCCcattatctatatacttttTCCTTGCCAAAAGCTTTGTGGCTACCACTGTTGGGTGAGGATCCAGCaactgtattttgaaaaaactaaattagaagaaaaaactaaaaagaacgAAAAATATACTTAATAAGACATTCAGAATTCTACATCTTTTAGTCAGTAGTTATAATGTTACCACAAGAAGAGAACTTTGCGGACAGGTCTTGATTCTTAAGAAAACTGGTTATAGACATAAATTTAAGTAGGGGATCCCAAGGATAATGGTTTAAATGCATAGGTCGGCTCAGAGTTGTACTTCACCATGCTTCATTTAACTGGTTTGCTTAGATGTTAGACATCCCACATGGGGATGGACCCGAACCAAGCTGGCTCAGGTTTGAAAGTCATCTTAGCTTGATTCGGTTCAATTCGAGTTCGTTTACTTCATATATGAACTGAGTTCAAGTTAAGAGATTCGATTTGTTTTAAAACCGAGTCAAACTCGAGTAACAGAGAGTTCGGTTCGATTTGGCTAGGGAACTGGATAGATTGCTCGATTTGGTTCGAACTCGACTCGTGACacgattcaaattatattaaataattgttaaacgacgtcgttttatcaatgaactATAAGTTTAAACTACGAATTTGAGCCACTTACctgaatcataaatttaagtcaaactaaaactgaactcaaactaaatcattttcattcaaaccaaacttaaaccaCCTTTAATATTAGCTCGACAAAGTCAAGccgaattattttttatttgaattgaactcgaGTTAAGAGGTGTTCTGACTCGGTTTGATTTATATCTACCCCTAATCTCACCTCAACAAAACATAGAAGATATATATTGGGACATACCTTGGGGATCTGATTGGTTAAACTTCTAATGTAATGAATTGTGTATCCAAATCAGACAATATTTTGGGCAAGATATTTCCGTcaattttgtcttgttttaTACTTCCAATTCAAGATTTCTCAATCTTTCACAATATGTTTCTTCAATAGTGCAAGCTAGTCGTTAATCAGAAACAAAAATCTcacaataaataaattgaacacTCACATACGGTGCTTGTTGTTGCTTACCCCATAAGCAGAAGAAGACGGTGGCATGTTGCGGCCGAAAAAGGTTCCTTGGCTGCCAATAGTATCATCACTAGGGTGATTGCATTTTCCATCGGCCGTCCGATAACAGAACTCCTCTGTATCATATTTCTGGCCGTTGATTTCCCCGACATGCAAGAGGTTGTAACGTTGATGCAAGTGCCTTCGGATTCCCATGTACGCCAGACCAAGTAACACCGGAAGCTTGTGCCAAAAATTCAGCTTGTCCACCAAATGCACAATCTACAAACGTATTCACAAACAAACAGCTGATCAGGAGAGAATTCTAGTAGGCAAGAGATTTAAGAGAGAGTGTTTGAGCTGACATAAAAGAGTAAAGCATCAAATAAATTCATCTTGGCTACTGTTTTGGAAAGTTGAGGATGGATTTTGAAGAAGGAGAGACAGAAGAAAGCCATGGCTGTTATGTGTGCCAACTTTTCCTCTAGTTTGAACTTCCTGTGCTTGCGCTTGTTTAACAGAAAGAAGTTTCTGATATTGGAGTGTATAATTCATTGCTACAACCGCATTTTATCCCAAGAAACAACTAATAGAACCAATCATTTttaagggcaaaggactatttcccacctaaaggaTTCTCTCATCTTaagttttcatcctttaattttaaaaattacatttatccACATATAAACAattgaaattaacaaaactctaatatcttaaaattttatcttttttcctttcctaaactttaaaactaaaaatttttctctaattcaagttttaaaaaataacagttccccccctagggtatagttttcaaatcttCGATGTCATCTCCAGTGCCATTGTCAGTGACCTCTCCCTCCTaaagctttctctccctctgGCAGTCTCTCTTTACTTAGTTAAATGTTCAATCAATGTTCAATGAAGTTTGGAGACGACAGGAGACGAAGAGTTTCGTCAGGAAGATGAAGTTGTTCATCTTCCTAAGTGAAGACaagatctttatctttgtcTTCCTAACGAGGTTCTTTGTCTCTCATCGTCTCCCAAGTTTCATTAGATGTCAATCGGGTTTATAATTGAGTGGAGAGAGActattagagagagagagaaagcttcgggagggagagatcaCCTGTAATGGCACTGgagatttgaaaactaaaccctagggaaaaactgttattttttaaaacttcgattagggggaaatttttagtttttaaagtttgggaGAGAAAaagtagattatattttagtttagttttaatattacaaataaaataacgattttattcatagaactattaattttaattaatcataaataagtatttaggattttcaaaattataaagaagaaacttgaaaaaataacatatttttggggagggggaataagtcctttggcctatttttaaGGCCCAACGACCGATCAAACCAATTTTGGCTAGTGGATTGATCCGGCCGTTCAAATATTGGCTAATTTGGTGAAACCATCATTACAGCTAAAACTAGTCATTGAAGATTAAGTAACTTAAATCTAGATCTTCTTGCATATGACTTaatacaaatatcatatattgaTTGAATCTATAACTTATGTATTAGATAAGtcaacaatttaatttttaaaaattacttttgttataaatataatagaattaaTTGAACGATGAAAActataactaaattttattaaaggaatAAAAGGTAGGCTTAAGAAATGATAACAAGAAGCAAAAGGGAGAAGCAAGAAagctttttaattaaagaagtGTATATTACACGAAGAAAGgagggggggtatttataggaaattttGCCACCcctccaataaaaaaaaatggcaaTCTTCAAAACCAATTTTCCAAGACATGTAATGCCTTCACATTATCTTTTAGCCAAAGTCTAaatcatgtggtggaaaaatccaccacgTATAAACTAAAGTGATATGAATCTTACTctctttttcttgaaattttctcCAATATTTACTTAAACTTTCTCTCATAGACTAATACCTCTATTTGTTGTTACATTCTTACCCAGTAAAGTTATCTTAATAGTGAAATTGAATTGCAgatacaagattttttttttttttttttttaagtacgTTCTCCAAAGAAAGCAGGACCTTACATTTAAAGTTGCTTTGTTGCCAAGTGGTGGCTGTCGATTTCTGGTTtggacaaaagagaaaagacataaaaaaaaaggactaAAATAAAGCAAGTAAAATGTGTCCGGTCAGTGCCTCATCTTTAagtctttaatagaaaatttaatttaaaataacttaatttaattgtttattcgTTAGtcaacattttatatatatattatttagattcAGTTAATATttcaatgtatatatatatatatatatatatatatatataatatatatgatataatatatatataaatcatgtcAATAAATCGAGTTATGTTGTAATGCTTAGCTTTCCATGACAAGTGTCTTTGCTCAGGCTTTACCTGCCAGCAAAGTATTGCTATCAAGACAAGtgtatcaaacttttaaatacAGTAGATTACATTTTTCTCACCTAATATTTGACCTAAAAACTGGCCAAATCACGCTTCTTTTTCCGAAGATAGTTAAATATCGTATTCTAATTCATATttaactttattaataaaaaaaattaatgatgcTAGAGCAAGACAATCATTTCatcacttattaatttttaaaaaaataaaaataacaactattttaaatatcaaatcaaatctaaacgTTTTAAACCTTATAGTTTAGCCtatgaaaatgttaaaaaacttgtttctaaaatttttttaaaatcataactATCGTCAGAGTTGCAATTTCATTGATGCCAACTCTTGCTATTTTCTCTTATATCATGATAAAAATCTTTGTTGATAATAATCTTCATCGATTGAGTCACCAATGACTTGATTGAAtgaataaaaagagaaattgttaaataacaaaaaagatgaagagactgaaaggaaatgaaacaaaaaacataagaagaagaggatgaaaTTGATGACAATGTGAAACTGGAAATAGATGAAAATAAAGGGGCGACAGTGAAATGAAAGCAAAATAAACAAGTTATTATGTGCTATTGATATCaataaggtttttttcttttgttaatttgatattatatgataattgtcgatgtaaattattaaatcttgtaaaaagattaataattaattaaaatcatactAGACAGATGTGATTCACAAATTTGAATCACTAAATCATACATTTATTATGAGtcatttatttacatattaattGTCCAATAAGTTAACTTTAATGACTATCTCATTAAAGTAAACTTTCATTTGTCAGTTTGACATATTATGTGAGTAAGATTATGGGTAGGAATTTGCTTATTTTGCTACcctttgaaatttcaatatctAACCATCCAAGTCAAGCGAATCATTTGTTTATTTGCcaagttttattcaaatctatTAAATGAGagtatttattttgataaaaatcaaTTTCGACCATATCTACTCACTAGTTTTGTTGCATTTTCTGGTCTCATAAATAACCATCACTTTTCTTTGTATATATTTGACCAAGCAGGGGAGTTAGTCTTTGATTTGCGGGttgattagaaaaaaattacgTTGATGTGTTATgatataattaggtaatttaattatttattttatttataacttaaaattatttaatcaaataatagtTTGTCAACATTAATACTTATTAATATCTATTCTGTCAATTAAAAAAGTATTAATGGTTGtgagtaaattttattaaaaaatattattaaacactTATATTTAGcaataataatgttaatttaaAAGCACCGCACATACATTACTCGTGTTATTAATGGATGAGGAAATCATTGTTAGTTTCTCAAATCAGTGGAAAATCGTAAATTTCTCAAATATTATGGGCGTCCATGGATCTTTCATGCAGGAAAATTGAAACCGATTGGCAAACTAGCCCAAGGCCGTCCTCGAGCCCAAGAAAAAGCAGCTTAAAACGAACCAAAGGGATGAGAAAAAGATTTCCCTCCCAAACTCAATGCCTCTCCTCTACAACGAAGACGACGATGAAGAAGAATTCTCCGGCAGAGAGACTGACGGCAAGGAAAAGAAAGCTAAAAGAAGAGCTTGTATGATTAGAGGCACCGACCTTTATGACCTCGATAATACCAACAAACTTCAACTGACCATCGGAGTCAATTCCTCCAGTGTCATTGATGTTGGTTTCTGGAGTTCCGATAGCAAAGACAATCTTGAATTAATTCAGAACTGATTGGCGTTATTGGATGATTCGTGCCAGCCTTTGGTTTTGAAGCCTGTGTACACTTCCACCGGTTAGTGCAGAcgatgaagaagatgatttCGACACAATTCTCTTCAAGTTATTCATATTAAATGCCTTTCAACTTATTCGGATGGTAAGCTTAAAATGCACTGAAATGATGGTTTTACATCACGTTATCATTGTCATTATCTTTGTTGTTGTGATTGTCTTAATACTCAGCTCTAATGGTGCCCTGGAAAATTCAACCCAACTTCGGATTGACATTTCActcaattaaaactaaattttatataatatattctatttattctattgataatactatttattttaatgattaCACTATCAATCTCatagttatatatattcaacctaaattcaaaaatcaatctCTATTCAAACTAGAGTCATTCAAAGCCAACCTTACTAACctaaaaattatcaacaaaatgtATAATGTCACCAACAAGACATCTCAAATCAAACTACTCAATTGAAAAACAAACATGAACTCAAACCCTAGCCAACTTGGCCCATAACCATCCCTAATTTACCAGGCGGGATTGATGCTACCATGAAGtcattaatgattttttttttaatcttaaatcaCAATCACATAGGGGCATAACCAATCAAACCAACAAATTTTGAGCAATGTGACAGTcaatttttcctctttatttgACATCACAAAAAATGTAAGATATAAAAAGATTATATCATATATCCATAACTGAGTTTTGGTTGAAACTATAATTTGATAGTTGAGaaaataaatgtaatatctGGATAATAACCAAACCAAACCGAAACAGGATAGGCCTCAAAGCCTACAACAtccaaataaaatgaaaagccAAAATATCCTTCCAACATTTTGAGCAAAATCTAAATTAGGTGCTCGAAACTGCCTACAGAGTAGCGCAACTAGACCATTCCCAGTCTTCTTACTAGAAACGCCCAATTCCCCACACTCTGATAACACCGTCGGTATATCCACTAAACAAGGTGCTTCCATCTGCACTCCAGTTCAAGCTTGTGCAGTAGATGTTCTGCATAATATATCACAAATCAACCACTGTTATCACCTCATACAGGAAAACCAAACTATAAcaacacaataataattaacacaGATGCCCTAG
This sequence is a window from Mangifera indica cultivar Alphonso chromosome 20, CATAS_Mindica_2.1, whole genome shotgun sequence. Protein-coding genes within it:
- the LOC123204521 gene encoding alpha-dioxygenase 2 isoform X3, which codes for MAFFCLSFFKIHPQLSKTIVHLVDKLNFWHKLPVLLGLAYMGIRRHLHQRYNLLHVGEINGQKYDTEEFCYRTADGKCNHPSDDTIGSQGTFFGRNMPPSSSAYGLLDPHPTVVATKLLARKKYIDNGKQFNMIACSWIQFMIHDWVDHLEDTKQVKLTVPKEIASRCLMKSFKFFKTKRVPAASLDVKIGSLNTRTPWCRDGSVIYGNNDEGMRRVRTFKDGKLRITGDGLLDHDEKGIPISGDVRNCWAGFSLLQALFVKEHNAVCDKLKENYPDFDDEKLYRHARLVTSAVIAKVHTIDWTVELLKTDTLLAGMRINWYGFLGKKFKDLFGPILGPILTGLVGLKKPRDHGVPYSLTEEFVSVYRMHCLLPDKLIIRDIKSTQPEYESPPIQEEVPMKEMAGKEGERRLSKTGIEQMMVSMGHQSCGALTLWNYPSWMRDLIVHDINGEDRSNPVDMAALEIYRDRERGVARYNEFRRNLLMIPISKWEDLSDDKEVVETLHKVYGDDVEKLDLIVGLHAEKKIKGFAISETAFFIFLLIASRRLEADRFFTTNFNSQTYTEKGLEWVNKTETLKDVIDRHFPDMMRKWMRCSSAFSVWDSDPNPKNYIPLYLRPAT
- the LOC123204521 gene encoding alpha-dioxygenase 2 isoform X2; the protein is MAFFCLSFFKIHPQLSKTVAKMNLFDALLFYIVHLVDKLNFWHKLPVLLGLAYMGIRRHLHQRYNLLHVGEINGQKYDTEEFCYRTADGKCNHPSDDTIGSQGTFFGRNMPPSSSAYGLLDPHPTVVATKLLARKKYIDNGKQFNMIACSWIQFMIHDWVDHLEDTKQVKLTVPKEIASRCLMKSFKFFKTKRVPAASLDVKIGSLNTRTPWWDGSVIYGNNDEGMRRVRTFKDGKLRITGDGLLDHDEKGIPISGDVRNCWAGFSLLQALFVKEHNAVCDKLKENYPDFDDEKLYRHARLVTSAVIAKVHTIDWTVELLKTDTLLAGMRINWYGFLGKKFKDLFGPILGPILTGLVGLKKPRDHGVPYSLTEEFVSVYRMHCLLPDKLIIRDIKSTQPEYESPPIQEEVPMKEMAGKEGERRLSKTGIEQMMVSMGHQSCGALTLWNYPSWMRDLIVHDINGEDRSNPVDMAALEIYRDRERGVARYNEFRRNLLMIPISKWEDLSDDKEVVETLHKVYGDDVEKLDLIVGLHAEKKIKGFAISETAFFIFLLIASRRLEADRFFTTNFNSQTYTEKGLEWVNKTETLKDVIDRHFPDMMRKWMRCSSAFSVWDSDPNPKNYIPLYLRPAT
- the LOC123204521 gene encoding alpha-dioxygenase 2 isoform X1 translates to MAFFCLSFFKIHPQLSKTVAKMNLFDALLFYIVHLVDKLNFWHKLPVLLGLAYMGIRRHLHQRYNLLHVGEINGQKYDTEEFCYRTADGKCNHPSDDTIGSQGTFFGRNMPPSSSAYGLLDPHPTVVATKLLARKKYIDNGKQFNMIACSWIQFMIHDWVDHLEDTKQVKLTVPKEIASRCLMKSFKFFKTKRVPAASLDVKIGSLNTRTPWCRDGSVIYGNNDEGMRRVRTFKDGKLRITGDGLLDHDEKGIPISGDVRNCWAGFSLLQALFVKEHNAVCDKLKENYPDFDDEKLYRHARLVTSAVIAKVHTIDWTVELLKTDTLLAGMRINWYGFLGKKFKDLFGPILGPILTGLVGLKKPRDHGVPYSLTEEFVSVYRMHCLLPDKLIIRDIKSTQPEYESPPIQEEVPMKEMAGKEGERRLSKTGIEQMMVSMGHQSCGALTLWNYPSWMRDLIVHDINGEDRSNPVDMAALEIYRDRERGVARYNEFRRNLLMIPISKWEDLSDDKEVVETLHKVYGDDVEKLDLIVGLHAEKKIKGFAISETAFFIFLLIASRRLEADRFFTTNFNSQTYTEKGLEWVNKTETLKDVIDRHFPDMMRKWMRCSSAFSVWDSDPNPKNYIPLYLRPAT
- the LOC123204521 gene encoding alpha-dioxygenase 2 isoform X4, giving the protein MIACSWIQFMIHDWVDHLEDTKQVKLTVPKEIASRCLMKSFKFFKTKRVPAASLDVKIGSLNTRTPWCRDGSVIYGNNDEGMRRVRTFKDGKLRITGDGLLDHDEKGIPISGDVRNCWAGFSLLQALFVKEHNAVCDKLKENYPDFDDEKLYRHARLVTSAVIAKVHTIDWTVELLKTDTLLAGMRINWYGFLGKKFKDLFGPILGPILTGLVGLKKPRDHGVPYSLTEEFVSVYRMHCLLPDKLIIRDIKSTQPEYESPPIQEEVPMKEMAGKEGERRLSKTGIEQMMVSMGHQSCGALTLWNYPSWMRDLIVHDINGEDRSNPVDMAALEIYRDRERGVARYNEFRRNLLMIPISKWEDLSDDKEVVETLHKVYGDDVEKLDLIVGLHAEKKIKGFAISETAFFIFLLIASRRLEADRFFTTNFNSQTYTEKGLEWVNKTETLKDVIDRHFPDMMRKWMRCSSAFSVWDSDPNPKNYIPLYLRPAT